The Streptomyces sp. DH-12 genome has a window encoding:
- the egtB gene encoding ergothioneine biosynthesis protein EgtB, whose protein sequence is MTDPALDAETLRERAVASLVVARDRTTLLTSCVEDPDLTAQHSPLMSPLVWDLAHVGNQEEQWLLRAVAGQEAIRPEIDSLYDAFEHPRAERPGLPLLSPEEARRYAADVRGRVLDVLERTAFDGNRLTEAGFVFGMVAQHEQQHGETMLITHQLRKGPAALTAPGPEPVTPYAGPAEILVPGGPFTMGASAEPWALDNERPAHRREVAPFRIDATPVTNGAYQAFVEDGGYDDPRWWTPEGWAHVRRASLTAPLFWRREGGVWLRRRFGVTEPVPPDEPVLHVCWYEADAYARWAGRRLPTEAEWEKAARYDPATGRSRRYPWGDADPTPEHANLGQRHLRPAPAGGYPAGASPLGVRQLIGDVWEWTASDFLPYPGFEAFPYREYSEVFFGPEHKVLRGGSFAVDPVACRGTFRNWDLPVRRQIFSGFRTARSVEGA, encoded by the coding sequence ATGACCGACCCCGCCCTCGACGCCGAGACCCTGCGCGAGCGCGCGGTCGCCTCCCTGGTCGTCGCGCGGGACCGCACCACGCTGCTGACCAGCTGTGTGGAGGACCCCGACCTGACCGCGCAGCACTCGCCGCTGATGTCGCCGCTGGTGTGGGACCTGGCACACGTCGGCAACCAGGAGGAGCAGTGGCTGCTGCGCGCGGTGGCCGGCCAGGAGGCGATCCGCCCGGAGATCGACAGCCTCTACGACGCCTTCGAGCACCCGCGCGCCGAACGCCCGGGCCTCCCCCTGCTGTCGCCCGAGGAGGCCCGCCGGTACGCGGCCGACGTGCGCGGACGGGTGCTGGACGTGCTGGAGCGCACGGCGTTCGACGGGAACCGGCTGACCGAGGCCGGGTTCGTCTTCGGGATGGTCGCCCAGCACGAGCAGCAGCACGGCGAGACCATGCTGATCACGCACCAGCTCCGGAAGGGCCCGGCCGCCCTCACCGCGCCCGGCCCGGAGCCGGTCACGCCGTACGCCGGGCCGGCCGAGATCCTGGTGCCGGGCGGCCCGTTCACCATGGGCGCCTCGGCCGAGCCGTGGGCGCTGGACAACGAACGGCCCGCGCACCGCCGCGAGGTGGCGCCGTTCCGGATCGACGCCACGCCGGTCACCAACGGCGCGTACCAGGCGTTCGTCGAGGACGGCGGCTACGACGACCCGCGTTGGTGGACGCCCGAGGGCTGGGCGCACGTCCGCCGCGCCTCCCTCACCGCGCCGCTGTTCTGGCGCCGGGAGGGCGGGGTGTGGCTGCGCCGCCGCTTCGGCGTCACCGAACCGGTGCCGCCGGACGAGCCCGTGCTGCACGTGTGCTGGTACGAGGCCGACGCGTACGCCCGCTGGGCCGGGCGCCGGCTGCCCACCGAGGCCGAGTGGGAGAAGGCCGCCCGGTACGACCCGGCGACCGGCCGTTCGAGGCGCTACCCGTGGGGCGACGCCGATCCGACGCCCGAGCACGCCAACCTCGGCCAGCGCCATCTGCGTCCGGCGCCGGCCGGCGGCTACCCGGCCGGGGCGTCGCCGCTGGGCGTGCGGCAGCTGATCGGCGACGTGTGGGAGTGGACGGCGAGCGACTTCCTGCCGTACCCCGGCTTCGAGGCGTTCCCGTACAGGGAGTACTCGGAGGTCTTCTTCGGGCCGGAACACAAGGTGCTGCGCGGCGGTTCGTTCGCCGTGGACCCGGTGGCCTGCCGCGGCACGTTCCGCAACTGGGACCTTCCGGTCCGGCGGCAGATCTTCTCCGGCTTCCGCACCGCCCGCTCGGTGGAGGGCGCCTGA
- a CDS encoding extracellular solute-binding protein — protein sequence MRRRLLALVCVSASLLTGCGVMSDSAAERRTVTVWLMQHSASQDFLDRFTEEFEREHRTLDLDIRVQEWTGIGEKVQQALRGKDPDGPDVIEVGNTQVSAYAEGDGLLDLTLESMRDWGRDDWLPGLAEPGRWSSQQYGIPWYAANRVVVYRKDLFRAAGVTPPETRDEWLEITERLDTGDTQGIYLAGQDWYTLAGFIWEEGGELATERDGVWRGALDSEAALRGMDFYRRLQRLGDGPVDADEEHPPQAGVFAEGRVAQIVAVPGLVRAIVQQNPGLEDEIGYFPVPGKEAGRPGAVFTGGSDLVVPANTDAEDAAVEVVAALTGARWNTELARTMNYVPNKADLADAVAGEEGLEAMAAGAARGRATPATPRWSVVEADNPIKEYMTRVLTGADPAKEAERAARRITETLAFD from the coding sequence GTGAGACGCCGTCTGCTCGCCCTCGTCTGTGTGTCCGCCTCCCTGCTCACCGGCTGCGGGGTGATGTCCGACAGCGCGGCGGAGCGGCGCACCGTCACCGTGTGGCTGATGCAGCACAGCGCCTCGCAGGACTTCCTGGACCGCTTCACCGAGGAGTTCGAGCGGGAGCACCGGACGCTCGACCTCGACATCCGCGTCCAGGAGTGGACCGGCATCGGCGAGAAGGTCCAGCAGGCCCTGCGCGGCAAGGACCCCGACGGGCCCGACGTCATCGAGGTCGGCAACACCCAGGTGTCCGCCTACGCCGAGGGCGACGGCCTGCTCGACCTCACGCTGGAGTCCATGCGCGACTGGGGCCGCGACGACTGGCTGCCCGGCCTCGCCGAACCCGGCCGCTGGAGCTCCCAGCAGTACGGCATCCCCTGGTACGCCGCCAACCGCGTCGTCGTGTACCGCAAGGACCTGTTCCGCGCGGCCGGCGTCACCCCGCCCGAGACCCGCGACGAGTGGCTGGAGATCACCGAGCGGCTCGACACCGGCGACACCCAGGGCATCTACCTCGCCGGACAGGACTGGTACACGCTGGCCGGCTTCATCTGGGAGGAGGGCGGCGAACTCGCCACCGAACGCGACGGCGTCTGGCGGGGCGCCCTGGACAGCGAGGCCGCCCTGCGCGGCATGGACTTCTACCGCCGGCTCCAGCGGCTCGGCGACGGACCCGTCGACGCCGACGAGGAACACCCGCCGCAGGCAGGCGTGTTCGCCGAAGGGCGGGTCGCGCAGATCGTCGCCGTCCCCGGACTGGTCCGCGCGATCGTCCAGCAGAACCCCGGACTCGAGGACGAGATCGGCTACTTCCCCGTCCCCGGCAAGGAGGCCGGCCGCCCCGGCGCCGTCTTCACCGGCGGCTCCGACCTCGTCGTCCCGGCCAACACCGACGCCGAGGACGCCGCCGTCGAGGTCGTCGCCGCCCTCACCGGAGCCCGGTGGAACACCGAACTCGCCCGCACCATGAACTACGTCCCCAACAAGGCGGACCTCGCCGACGCGGTCGCGGGGGAGGAGGGGCTGGAGGCCATGGCGGCCGGCGCGGCACGGGGCCGGGCGACCCCGGCCACGCCCCGGTGGAGCGTGGTCGAGGCCGACAACCCGATCAAGGAGTACATGACCAGGGTGCTCACCGGCGCCGACCCCGCGAAGGAGGCCGAGCGCGCCGCGCGCCGCATCACCGAGACCCTCGCCTTCGACTGA
- a CDS encoding dodecin, with protein sequence MSNHTYRVTEIVGTSPDGVDAAVRNGIERASQTLRHLDWFEVTQVRGQIEEGRIAHWQVGLKVGFRLEETG encoded by the coding sequence ATGTCGAACCACACCTACCGGGTCACCGAGATCGTCGGCACGTCGCCCGACGGCGTGGACGCGGCCGTCCGCAACGGCATCGAGCGGGCGTCGCAGACGCTGCGCCATCTGGACTGGTTCGAGGTGACGCAGGTGCGCGGACAGATCGAGGAGGGACGGATCGCGCACTGGCAGGTGGGGCTGAAGGTGGGCTTCCGGCTGGAGGAGACGGGCTGA
- the egtA gene encoding ergothioneine biosynthesis glutamate--cysteine ligase EgtA, producing MSDPSSGWAPSRAAVTEAEAEALVRGICFKTGPPRRLGVEVEWLVHELRDPRLPVSRERLEAAYAALRAVPLRSALTVEPGGQLELSSPPAASLTECLTTVSADLDAVRAVLGRDGLALAGMGHDPWRTPRRYLRRPRYDAMEAALDRTGAAGRYMMCTSASVQVCVDAGHEEPGPLGHVRRWWLAHLLGAVLVAVFANSPVSAGWPTGWRSTRQLRWAQIGAGRAGAPALDADPRGAWARHVLDAPVMCVRRADDGPWEVPEDLSFRHWTRRRSPRAPTHDDLDYHVTTLFPPVRPRGHLELRMMDAQPGDDGWTVPLAVTAALFDDPEAAETAYRTVKPLAERTRGVPAPQNPLWRDAARDGLADPELRETAAVCFAEALDALPRLGAATALVDRVAAFRDRYVARGRCPADDLLDAWRAEHDGRTASGTPLTPHPHGKDVVP from the coding sequence ATGTCAGATCCGTCGAGCGGCTGGGCGCCGTCCCGCGCGGCCGTCACCGAAGCCGAGGCGGAGGCCCTGGTACGGGGCATCTGCTTCAAGACCGGACCGCCCCGCCGCCTCGGTGTGGAAGTCGAATGGCTGGTCCACGAGCTGCGCGACCCGCGGCTCCCCGTCTCCCGTGAACGACTCGAAGCGGCCTACGCCGCACTGCGCGCGGTGCCCCTGCGTTCGGCGCTCACCGTCGAACCCGGCGGCCAGCTCGAGCTCAGCTCGCCGCCCGCCGCGTCCCTCACCGAGTGCCTGACCACCGTCTCCGCCGACCTGGACGCCGTCCGCGCGGTCCTCGGCCGGGACGGCCTCGCCTTGGCCGGCATGGGCCACGACCCCTGGCGGACCCCCCGCCGCTACCTCCGCCGGCCGCGCTACGACGCGATGGAGGCCGCCCTCGACCGCACCGGCGCGGCCGGCCGGTACATGATGTGCACCTCCGCCTCGGTGCAGGTGTGCGTGGACGCCGGCCACGAGGAGCCCGGCCCGCTCGGCCACGTACGCCGCTGGTGGCTGGCCCATCTGCTGGGAGCCGTCCTGGTGGCGGTCTTCGCGAACTCCCCCGTCTCCGCCGGCTGGCCCACCGGCTGGCGGTCCACCCGGCAGCTGCGCTGGGCGCAGATCGGCGCCGGACGGGCCGGCGCCCCCGCGCTGGACGCCGACCCGCGCGGCGCCTGGGCCCGGCACGTGCTGGACGCGCCCGTGATGTGCGTACGCCGGGCCGACGACGGGCCGTGGGAGGTGCCGGAGGACCTGTCGTTCCGGCACTGGACGCGCCGCCGGTCGCCGCGCGCGCCCACGCACGACGACCTGGACTACCACGTCACCACCCTGTTCCCGCCGGTCAGGCCGCGCGGCCATCTGGAGCTGCGGATGATGGACGCGCAGCCCGGCGACGACGGCTGGACGGTGCCGCTGGCCGTGACGGCGGCGCTGTTCGACGACCCGGAGGCCGCCGAGACCGCCTACCGGACGGTGAAGCCCCTGGCCGAGCGGACACGGGGCGTGCCCGCGCCGCAGAACCCGCTGTGGCGGGACGCGGCCCGCGACGGTCTGGCCGACCCGGAGCTGCGGGAGACGGCGGCCGTCTGCTTCGCGGAGGCGCTCGACGCGCTGCCCCGGCTCGGGGCCGCGACCGCCCTGGTCGACCGGGTCGCGGCGTTCCGGGACCGTTACGTCGCCCGGGGCCGCTGCCCCGCCGACGACCTGCTCGACGCGTGGCGCGCGGAGCACGACGGGCGTACCGCGTCCGGCACGCCCCTCACCCCCCACCCGCACGGGAAGGACGTCGTCCCATGA
- the egtC gene encoding ergothioneine biosynthesis protein EgtC, whose product MCRHLAYVGPEEPLGALLVRPPHGLYRQSWAPRRQRHGTVNADGFGVGWYAAGDPVPARYRRAGPVWADLSFTDLARVVRTEALLAAVRDATLSGADAEAAAAPFASGAWLFSHNGAVPGWPGSLAPLAATVPAGDLLSLEARTDSAFVWALVLARLRAGDALGQALADTVAEVARAAPTARLNLLLTDGAAVAATAWGDTLWYLVRPGGGAVVASEPYDDDPHWQEVPDRTLLAASRTEVLLTPLKEPFT is encoded by the coding sequence ATGTGCCGCCACCTCGCGTACGTGGGACCCGAGGAGCCGCTGGGCGCGCTGCTGGTGCGGCCGCCGCACGGTCTGTACCGGCAGTCGTGGGCGCCGCGCCGGCAGCGGCACGGCACGGTCAACGCGGACGGCTTCGGCGTGGGCTGGTACGCCGCCGGCGACCCGGTTCCGGCCCGGTACCGGAGGGCCGGGCCGGTGTGGGCGGACCTGTCGTTCACGGACCTGGCGCGGGTGGTGCGGACGGAGGCGCTGCTCGCGGCCGTGCGCGACGCGACACTGTCCGGCGCCGACGCGGAGGCGGCCGCGGCGCCCTTCGCGTCCGGGGCGTGGCTGTTCAGCCACAACGGCGCGGTGCCGGGCTGGCCGGGTTCGCTCGCGCCGCTGGCCGCCACGGTGCCGGCCGGGGACCTGCTGTCGCTGGAGGCGCGCACCGACTCGGCGTTCGTGTGGGCGCTGGTGCTGGCGCGGCTGCGGGCCGGCGACGCCCTGGGGCAGGCGCTGGCCGACACGGTCGCCGAGGTCGCCCGGGCGGCGCCCACGGCCCGGCTGAACCTGCTGCTCACCGACGGCGCCGCCGTCGCCGCGACCGCCTGGGGGGACACCCTGTGGTACCTCGTCCGGCCCGGCGGGGGCGCCGTCGTCGCCTCCGAGCCCTACGACGACGACCCGCACTGGCAGGAGGTGCCCGACCGCACCCTGCTCGCCGCGAGCCGCACCGAGGTGCTGCTCACCCCGCTCAAGGAGCCCTTCACGTGA
- a CDS encoding TIGR02452 family protein codes for MSARLRGIARETEQIVAEGAYRAPDGREVRIGPAVEAARQGTTLHGPEPVAVPRSSPVRTRFEVTGESSLDAARRLTGADGADPVAVLGFASARNPGGGYLNGAQAQEEALCRASALYTCLLRAPGFYEHHRAHRDPFYTDRVIHVPAVPVFRDDRGGLLDAPFTVGFLTSPAPNAGVIRSTAPERPGELPGVLVRRAGRVLETAAAHGYRRLVLGAWGCGVFRNDPAQVAEAFRASLGPGGRFHGAFGHVAFAVLDRTRDGEVRAAFERTFADLPAGPAAVSSSRGAP; via the coding sequence GTGAGCGCGCGCCTGCGGGGCATCGCCCGGGAGACGGAACAGATCGTGGCGGAGGGCGCCTACCGCGCGCCGGACGGCCGCGAGGTGCGGATCGGGCCCGCCGTCGAGGCCGCGCGGCAGGGCACCACCCTGCACGGACCGGAACCGGTCGCGGTGCCGCGGTCCAGCCCGGTGCGGACCCGGTTCGAGGTGACCGGCGAGAGCAGTCTGGACGCCGCCCGTCGCCTCACCGGCGCGGACGGCGCGGATCCCGTGGCCGTGCTCGGTTTCGCCTCGGCGCGCAACCCGGGCGGCGGCTACCTCAACGGCGCGCAGGCCCAGGAGGAGGCCCTGTGCCGCGCCTCGGCGCTGTACACGTGCCTGCTGCGGGCGCCCGGCTTCTACGAGCACCACCGCGCCCACCGGGACCCGTTCTACACCGACCGGGTGATCCACGTGCCGGCCGTGCCGGTGTTCCGCGACGACCGGGGCGGCCTGCTGGACGCCCCCTTCACGGTCGGTTTCCTCACCTCGCCGGCGCCCAACGCGGGCGTGATCCGCTCCACGGCGCCCGAGCGGCCGGGGGAGCTGCCCGGCGTGCTGGTCCGCCGCGCGGGCCGCGTCCTGGAGACGGCGGCCGCCCACGGTTACCGGCGCCTGGTGCTCGGCGCGTGGGGCTGCGGGGTGTTCCGCAACGACCCGGCACAGGTGGCGGAGGCGTTCCGTGCGTCCCTGGGCCCCGGCGGACGCTTCCACGGCGCCTTCGGGCACGTGGCGTTCGCCGTCCTGGACCGCACCCGCGACGGCGAGGTCCGCGCGGCGTTCGAGCGGACCTTCGCGGACCTGCCGGCCGGGCCGGCGGCGGTCAGCTCCAGCCGTGGCGCTCCCTGA
- the egtD gene encoding L-histidine N(alpha)-methyltransferase, whose product MSPFRLTRTLPEDATAAALRADVRAGLTGSPKTLPPKWFYDARGSELFEEITALPEYYPTRAEREILLARADEIAAASGARTLVELGSGSSEKTQHLIAALTGLHAYVPVDVSESALTGAGRALAAERPGLEVHALVADFTAELTLPDTPGPRLVAFLGGTIGNLPPAERAAFLASVRALLAPGDALLLGTDLVKDEGTLVRAYDDAAGVTAAFDKNVLNVVNRELGADFDPDAFDHVALWDAEHEWIEMRLRSRTAQSVKIPALGLAVDFAEGEELRTEVSAKFRREGVRAELAAAGLDLARWWTDGEQRFALSLSVVR is encoded by the coding sequence GTGAGCCCGTTCCGTCTCACCCGCACCCTCCCCGAGGACGCCACCGCCGCCGCGCTGCGCGCCGACGTCCGCGCGGGACTGACCGGCAGCCCCAAGACGCTGCCGCCCAAGTGGTTCTACGACGCCCGGGGCAGCGAGCTGTTCGAGGAGATCACCGCGCTGCCCGAGTACTACCCGACGCGCGCCGAGCGGGAGATCCTGCTGGCCCGCGCCGACGAGATCGCCGCCGCGTCCGGCGCCCGCACCCTGGTGGAACTGGGCTCCGGCTCCTCGGAGAAGACGCAGCATCTGATCGCCGCCCTCACCGGGCTGCACGCGTACGTCCCGGTCGACGTCAGCGAGTCGGCGCTGACCGGGGCCGGGCGGGCGCTGGCGGCCGAACGGCCCGGCCTGGAGGTGCACGCGCTGGTCGCGGACTTCACCGCGGAGCTGACCCTGCCGGACACCCCGGGGCCGCGCCTGGTGGCGTTCCTCGGCGGCACCATCGGCAACCTGCCGCCGGCCGAGCGGGCCGCGTTCCTCGCCTCCGTCCGCGCCCTGCTCGCCCCGGGCGACGCGCTGCTGCTGGGCACGGACCTGGTGAAGGACGAGGGGACGCTGGTCCGGGCGTACGACGACGCGGCCGGGGTGACGGCCGCGTTCGACAAGAACGTGCTGAACGTCGTCAACCGGGAGCTGGGCGCCGACTTCGACCCGGACGCCTTCGACCACGTGGCGCTGTGGGACGCGGAGCACGAGTGGATCGAGATGCGGCTGCGCTCGCGCACCGCGCAGTCGGTGAAGATCCCGGCGCTCGGACTGGCCGTGGACTTCGCGGAGGGCGAGGAGCTGCGCACCGAGGTGTCGGCGAAGTTCCGGCGGGAGGGCGTGCGCGCGGAGCTGGCGGCCGCGGGGCTGGACCTGGCCCGGTGGTGGACGGACGGCGAGCAGCGGTTCGCGCTGTCGCTGAGCGTCGTGCGCTGA